CAGGTCGTTCAGGCGTTGCCGGTGCTGCAGGCGGCGCAGTTCGCGATAACTGTCGGCGCAGGCCGCCGCCAGGTCGGCCGGGATCAGCCCGAGTTCGCCGCTGATCCGCAGCAGCGCGATGTTGCCGAGGTTGCCAGTGAGCTGGGGGTGTTCATGCGCATGACCCAGCACCAGGTACTGGATCAGGAACTCGACGTCGATCAGGCCGCCGGTGTCGTGCTTCAGATCGAACAGCTCGCCACCCTTGCTGCCATGGGCGTCGCGCATCTTGTGGCGCATGGCGAGCACTTCCGCGCGCAGCGTATCAAGGTCGCGCTTCATGCGCAGCACCTCGCAGCGGATGCGTTCGAAGGCTTCGCCGATGGCGCGATCCCCGGCGGAAAAGCGGGCGCGCGTGAGCGCCTGGTGTTCCCACACCCAGGCCGATTCGAGCTGGTACTTGCGGAAGGCTTCGAGCGAGGTCGCGATCAGGCCGGAATCGCCGTTGGGGCGCAGCCGCAGGTCGGTCTCGAACAACTGCCCGGCCGCGGTCTGGCTGGACAGCCAGGTGTTGGTGCGCTGCGCGAGGCGCGTGTAGACCTCGGCTGACTCCGGCGCGTCGTCGTCGTACAGGAACACGATGTCCAGGTCCGAGGCATAGCCCAGCTCCTTGCCGCCGAGCTTGCCGTAGCTGATGACGGCAAAGCGCGGCGTCTCGCGGTGGCGGATCTTGATCCGGCTCCAGCAGCGCGGCAGGGTCAGGTCGAGCATGATGTCGGCCAGCTCGGACAGATGGTCGGCGAGCTTCTCGACCGTCAGCAGCCCGGCGATGTCCTGTGTCAGCAGGCGGAACACCTGGGCGTGGTGCTGCTCGCGCATCACGTCCATCTGGCGCTCCATGTCGGGCTCGAGGGCGTCGAGTTCGGCGGAGAGGCTTGCGCGGAGGGCCTTGAAGTCCGGCGCGGTCTTGAGGTTGCGCGCGTCCAGCATCTCGTCGAGCAGGATCGGGTGGCGGGTCAGGAACTGTGCGCCCCAGCGCGATGCGCTCATCAGGTCGGCGACGCGGCGCAGGGCCTGCGGATACTGCTGCAGCAGCGCGAGGTAGGCGCCGCGTCGGCCGATACCTTCGAGCAGGTCGAGGCAGCGGGCGAGCGTGTCGTCCGGTCCCGGGGTGGCCGCGGCCGCCTCGATCACGCGCGGCATCAGCGCGTCGAACCGGCTCTTGATGTTGTTCGGCAGCTGGCGGTAACGGGGGCTGGCATGAATGGAGGCGAGGCGTTCGGCCCCGGCGCGGGGGTGACGGTAGCCGAGTTCGCCCAGCGCGTGGGCCACGCTGTCGACGTCCTCCGCGCCGGCCCAGGTCGCGTCGAGGCTATGGTCTTCCTCGGACGGGTCGCCGAAGACCGCCTCGAAATGACGGCTGACGACGGCACGGTGTGCGTCCAGCGCGTCGATCAGTGCCGGATAGTCGGCGAAGCCCATCGCCTCGGCGATCAGGGCCTGGTCGGACGCCTTGCCCGGCAGGTCGTGCGTCTGTGCGTCGTCGAGGTACTGCAGGCGGTGCTCGAGCCGGCGCAGGAAGTCATAGGCCGCGGACAGCTCGTTTACGGCTTCGGCCGACAGGATGCCGCGCTCGGGCAGCAGGGCGAGCGCCTTCAGCGTCGGGCGCACCTGCAGCGCCTTGTCGCGACCGCCGCGGATGAGCTGGAACACCTGGGCGATGAATTCGATCTCGCGGATGCCGCCCGGGCCCAGCTTGACGTTGTTGGCACGGTCGCGGCGGGCCACCTCGCGCCGGATCTGCGCGTGGAGGTCGCGCATGGCGTTGATGGCGCCGAAGTCGAGGTACTTGCGGAACACGAAGGGCCGGGCGATGTTCTGCAACTCGGACCAGCGCTCGCCGCGCAGCACGCGCGCCTTGATCCACGCGTAGCGCTCCCACTCGCGGCCCTGGGTGACGAAGTAGTTCTCCAGCATGTCGAAGCAGCACACCAGCGGGCCCGAATCGCCGTTGGGGCGCAGGCGCATGTCGACCCGGAACACCTGGCCGTGTTCGGTGATCTCGGCCAGCGTCTGGATCAGCTGCTTGCCCAGCCGTTCGAAGAACTCGAAGTTGCTGATGACCTTCTTGCCGCCGGTGTCGCCATCCTCGGGGTAGATGAAGATCAGGTCGATGTCGGAGGAGACGTTCAGCTCGCGCCCGCCGAGCTTGCCCATGCCGATCACCAGCAGTTCCTGTTCCCAGCCGGTGGGCGACAGCGGCAAGCCGTAGCGTTCGACGAGCGCGGCGCGCAGCACGTCGTGGGCATGGCAGATCGCCACCTCGGCCAGCACCGTCATCGTCTCGGTGACTTCGGCAAGCGGCGCAGCGCAGCTCAGGTCGCGCACGATCAGGTGGCACAGCACCCAGATGCGCAGCTGGCGCAGGGCCGGTCGCAGCGCGATTTCGGCGCTCCCGGACGCCGCTTCGCGTGCGGCCAGGAAGCGCTCCATCGTCGCCGCGTCGATCGCGCCGCCGATGCTTTCCGTCAGGGCCCCGCCCAGCCACGGATGGCAGTCGAGCATGCGCGACAGATAGCGAGAATGGCGGCGGGCATCCTGCACGGACTGGGGCAGCGGCTGCGATGCGTTCTGGATGGCGGACATGTTGCGGCTCCGGTGCCTTGGGTGTGATCGTTGGTAGAATGTGGCCCCTCGCGGCAGTTGGTGCCGGCGGGCGCAGAAAGACTAGTTTAGCCGCGCCCGGCCGTCCGGCGTGTGCCTGCGGGAGCCCGGGAGCGGGGCCATGCGCAATCCTGCGCGGTGTGGTCGTCCGTCCTTCCCGAATTCCGGCCCGGCAAGCCGGTGCGATCCCTGATGAATCCGCTGCCCGAGCCCCCCTCCGCATCGCCCGCGCCGCCTGTGCCTTGCCGCAGGC
This genomic window from Thauera humireducens contains:
- the glnE gene encoding bifunctional [glutamate--ammonia ligase]-adenylyl-L-tyrosine phosphorylase/[glutamate--ammonia-ligase] adenylyltransferase; this encodes MSAIQNASQPLPQSVQDARRHSRYLSRMLDCHPWLGGALTESIGGAIDAATMERFLAAREAASGSAEIALRPALRQLRIWVLCHLIVRDLSCAAPLAEVTETMTVLAEVAICHAHDVLRAALVERYGLPLSPTGWEQELLVIGMGKLGGRELNVSSDIDLIFIYPEDGDTGGKKVISNFEFFERLGKQLIQTLAEITEHGQVFRVDMRLRPNGDSGPLVCCFDMLENYFVTQGREWERYAWIKARVLRGERWSELQNIARPFVFRKYLDFGAINAMRDLHAQIRREVARRDRANNVKLGPGGIREIEFIAQVFQLIRGGRDKALQVRPTLKALALLPERGILSAEAVNELSAAYDFLRRLEHRLQYLDDAQTHDLPGKASDQALIAEAMGFADYPALIDALDAHRAVVSRHFEAVFGDPSEEDHSLDATWAGAEDVDSVAHALGELGYRHPRAGAERLASIHASPRYRQLPNNIKSRFDALMPRVIEAAAATPGPDDTLARCLDLLEGIGRRGAYLALLQQYPQALRRVADLMSASRWGAQFLTRHPILLDEMLDARNLKTAPDFKALRASLSAELDALEPDMERQMDVMREQHHAQVFRLLTQDIAGLLTVEKLADHLSELADIMLDLTLPRCWSRIKIRHRETPRFAVISYGKLGGKELGYASDLDIVFLYDDDAPESAEVYTRLAQRTNTWLSSQTAAGQLFETDLRLRPNGDSGLIATSLEAFRKYQLESAWVWEHQALTRARFSAGDRAIGEAFERIRCEVLRMKRDLDTLRAEVLAMRHKMRDAHGSKGGELFDLKHDTGGLIDVEFLIQYLVLGHAHEHPQLTGNLGNIALLRISGELGLIPADLAAACADSYRELRRLQHRQRLNDLPSRVPEDEAETARRPVIALWGQVFDE